From Miscanthus floridulus cultivar M001 chromosome 15, ASM1932011v1, whole genome shotgun sequence, the proteins below share one genomic window:
- the LOC136507836 gene encoding zinc finger BED domain-containing protein RICESLEEPER 1-like, with protein sequence MANKILEFLELFYDSTVDLSGVYYPTSLLMIHHLVKIAIHLHRYQHDEHLRSVFQPMIDKYNKYWKNIPDLYSIAFILDPRAKIKGFTKVLRKLKRVVPPSLFGKKRTAWAKIYDDEELDVGAGCSSLPSSLDHSRSVSATFLLQAATASSNSSELASYLDCDTVSQLDDEFNIMQWWHEHKLTYSVLSVLAKDILTVPVSTISSKSTFSLTGRIIEERRRRLNPETVEALTCIKDWENAETRLQHMVEDKELEEAFAGLYLDVD encoded by the exons ATGGCAAATAAAATCTTGGAATTTCTTGAACTGTTCTATGACTCAACTGTTGATttgtctggtgtttactatcctacTTCTCTACTTATGATTCATCATCttgttaagattgctatacacctGCATAGGTATCAACATGATGAACATCTAAGATCTGTTTTCCAACCTATGATTGACAAATACAATAAGTACTGGAAGAACATACCTGATCTTTATTCTATTGCATTCATATTGGATCCAAGAGCTAAAATTAAGGGATTTACCAAAGTGCTTAGAAA GCTGAAAAGGGTTGTTCCCCCATCCCTGTTTGGTAAGAAAAGAACAGCTTGGGCTAAAATTTATGATGATGAGGAGTTGGATGTTGGAGCTGGCTGTTCTTCCCTCCCTTCTAGTCTTGATCATTCTAGGAGTGTTTCTGCCACTTTCTTGCTGCAGGCAGCAACTGCTAGTTCTAACTCTAGTGAACTTGCATCCTACCTGGATTGTGACACGGTAAGCCAGTTGGATGATGAGTTTAATATCATGCAGTGGTGGCATGAGCACAAGCTTACTTATTCAGTACTTTCTGTTCTTGCTAAAGACATTTTGACAGTGCCTGTGTCGACCATTTCTTCAAAGTCTACTTTTAGCTTAACTGGTAGGATCAtcgaggagcggcggcggaggctgaaCCCTGAAACTGTAGAGGCGCTTACCTGCATCAAGGATTGGGAGAATGCTGAGACAAGACTGCAGCacatggtggaggacaaggagctgGAAGAGGCCTTTGCTGGTCTTTATCTTGATGTCGACTAG